One genomic window of Podarcis muralis chromosome 9, rPodMur119.hap1.1, whole genome shotgun sequence includes the following:
- the TDO2 gene encoding tryptophan 2,3-dioxygenase: MSGCPFWENKYQFNFKKLSLEDEEGDKSQEGLNKASKGGLIYGDYLQLDKILNAQELQSEKKGNKIHDEHLFIVTHQAYELWFKQILWELDSVRVIFQNGHVRDERNMLKVVTRMNRITMILKLLVEQFSVLETMTALDFFDFRDYLSPASGFQSLQFRLLENKIGVPQSLRVPYNRRHYRDNFKGKENELLLKSEQEPTLLQLVEAWLERTPGLEPEGFNFWGKFEVNVLKGLEEEFAMVQAKQDLEEKEDQLAELQKQKEVLISLFDEKRHEHLLSKGERRLSYKAMKGALMIYFYREEPRFQVPFQILTSLMDIDVLMTKWRYNHVCMVHRMIGSKAGTGGSSGYQYLRSTVSDRYKVFVDLFNLSTYLVPRHWIPRMNPTVHKFLYTAEYCDSSYFSSDDSD; encoded by the exons ATGAGTGGGTGTCCATTTTGGGAGAACAAATACCA ATTTAATTTTAAGAAGCTGTCACTGGAGGATGAGGAAGGCGACAAATCACAAGAAGGGCTAAACAAGGCTAGCAAAGGTGGCCTCATCTATGGAGACTATCTGCAG CTGGACAAAATACTGAATGCTCAGGAGCTTCAGAGTGAAAAGAAGGGGAACAAAATCCACGATGAGCATCTGTTTATTGTGACCCATCAAG CTTATGAACTGTGGTTCAAGCAGATTCTGTGGGAACTGGATTCAGTTCGAGTGATTTTTCAGAATGGTCAC GTGAGAGATGAGAGAAACATGCTTAAGGTTGTCACTCGAATGAACAGGATAACAATGATCCTTAAACTACTTGTGGAACAATTTTCTGTTCTGGAAACAATGACTGCCCTGGACTTCTTTGATTTCAG AGATTATCTGAGTCCAGCTTCAGGATTTCAGAGCTTACAGTTTCGACTGCTGGAGAACAAGATTGGTGTCCCTCAAAGTCTGAGAGTCCCATATAACAGAAGACATTACCGGGATAACTTCAAGGGAAAAGAGAACGAATTATTGCTTAAATCTGAACAGGAGCCAACTCTATTGCAGCTAGTGGAA GCATGGTTGGAGAGAACGCCAGGACTTGAACCAGAAGGATTTAATTTCTGGGGGAAATTTGAAGTGAATGTACTGAAGGGACTGGAAGAAGAATTTGCAATGGTGCAG GCCAAACAAGACTTGGAGGAAAAAGAAGATCAACTGGCAGAACTTCAGAAACAAAAAGAAGTGCTCATTTCATTGTTTGATGAAAAACGCCATGAACATCTCCTTAGTAAAG GTGAAAGACGGCTGTCTTACAAAGCAATGAAAGGAGCTCTAATGATCTACTTCTACAG AGAGGAGCCTCGTTTTCAGGTTCCTTTTCAGATCCTCACTTCTCTGATGGATATCGATGTGCTGATGACTAAATGGAGAT ATAACCATGTGTGTATGGTGCACAGAATGATTGGCAGCAAGGCTGGGACTGGAGGATCCTCAGGATATCAATATTTACGCTCAACTGTGAG CGACCGATACAAAGTGTTTGTTGATTTGTTCAACCTTTCAACATATTTGGTGCCTCGTCACTGGATCCCCAGGATGAACCCTACTGTTCACAAGTTCCTTTACACAGCAGAATATTGTGACAGTTCCTACTTCAGCAGTGATGATTCAGACTGA